The Blautia hydrogenotrophica DSM 10507 genome window below encodes:
- a CDS encoding RrF2 family transcriptional regulator — protein sequence MKLSTKGRYGLRAMVDLAVHSETGPVSIQSIANRQDISVSYLEQLVGKMRRAGLVTSVRGATGGYRLAKSPSEISVGDVLRALEGTLDAVDCPGNLEVSTCKASQKCVTKYVWKKINESISQAVDTIMIEQLVQESKKVNGL from the coding sequence ATGAAGTTATCTACAAAGGGGAGGTATGGTCTACGAGCTATGGTGGACTTGGCAGTTCACAGCGAAACAGGACCTGTCTCGATTCAGAGTATTGCGAACAGACAGGATATATCTGTCAGTTATTTGGAACAATTGGTAGGCAAGATGCGAAGAGCAGGTCTGGTGACCAGTGTGCGAGGAGCGACGGGAGGGTATCGTCTAGCGAAATCCCCTTCTGAAATTTCTGTGGGAGATGTGCTGCGGGCTCTAGAAGGGACACTGGATGCAGTAGACTGTCCGGGTAATTTGGAGGTCTCTACCTGTAAAGCATCTCAAAAATGCGTTACAAAGTATGTCTGGAAAAAGATTAATGAGAGCATCAGCCAGGCTGTGGACACGATTATGATTGAACAGTTGGTTCAGGAAAGCAAAAAAGTAAACGGACTATAA
- a CDS encoding regulatory protein RecX: MMEEEQRLLCQKAKRKALRLLEQRDRTEQNLRQKLAQNGYPPEAVEAAVEYVKSFGYVDDERYARNYLTYRLQTKSKQRLFQELYQRGISYEKLQEAWEEVTTYEDVDEKAMIRRQIRRKYAPGTKLDEVHLRRLYGFLARRGFQFEDIRAVLEEEGIEKV, encoded by the coding sequence ATGATGGAGGAAGAGCAGAGACTTCTGTGCCAGAAAGCTAAGAGAAAGGCGCTGCGTCTTCTGGAACAGAGAGACCGTACAGAACAGAATTTGAGACAGAAACTTGCCCAAAATGGGTATCCGCCAGAGGCAGTGGAGGCAGCGGTGGAGTATGTGAAATCCTTTGGATATGTGGATGATGAACGGTATGCCAGAAATTATCTGACATACCGTCTTCAGACTAAGAGCAAACAAAGGTTGTTTCAGGAGCTGTATCAAAGAGGGATTTCCTATGAAAAGTTGCAGGAGGCGTGGGAAGAAGTGACCACTTATGAAGACGTGGACGAGAAGGCGATGATTCGACGTCAGATTCGCAGAAAATATGCGCCGGGGACGAAATTGGACGAGGTTCATCTGAGACGTCTGTATGGCTTTTTGGCCAGGCGAGGGTTTCAATTCGAGGATATCCGGGCCGTACTGGAAGAGGAAGGGATTGAAAAGGTGTAA
- the xerD gene encoding site-specific tyrosine recombinase XerD produces the protein MKNAIREFITYLHNIKQTSNNTEISYERDLNKMAAYLERQGVYNPLKVTETDLNGYLSYLRRNKFAASTISRSVASIRAFYQFLFRAHQIVQDPSENLKPPKVEKKTPEILTVEEVDLLLRQPSLDTAKGLRDKAMLELLYATGMRVSELMHLKVSDVNLNLGYVDCSEGARERVIPFGNVCKRALVQYLEQGREAFQRKGETDILFPNCSGKMMSRQGFWKVLKGYASAAGITTDITPHTLRHSFAAHMLQNGADIKSLQEMLGHSDISTTQMYLNLNMNRMRDVYMQAHPRR, from the coding sequence ATGAAAAATGCAATTCGTGAGTTTATCACTTATCTACATAACATTAAACAGACATCTAACAACACGGAAATCTCTTATGAGAGAGATTTGAATAAAATGGCAGCCTATCTGGAGAGACAGGGGGTGTATAATCCCTTGAAGGTTACAGAGACGGACTTAAATGGATATCTCAGTTATTTGAGAAGAAATAAGTTCGCAGCGTCTACGATATCCAGAAGCGTAGCTTCAATACGAGCATTTTATCAATTTTTATTCAGAGCCCACCAGATAGTACAGGACCCTTCAGAAAATCTGAAGCCTCCGAAAGTGGAGAAGAAAACCCCTGAGATCTTGACCGTGGAAGAAGTGGATTTGTTGCTGAGACAGCCTTCTTTGGATACGGCAAAGGGGCTGAGAGACAAGGCGATGCTGGAGTTGCTCTATGCGACTGGGATGCGTGTCAGCGAGCTCATGCACTTAAAAGTATCGGATGTGAATTTGAATCTAGGATATGTGGATTGCAGTGAAGGTGCCAGAGAGCGGGTGATTCCTTTTGGAAATGTGTGTAAAAGAGCTTTGGTTCAGTACTTAGAACAAGGCAGAGAGGCTTTCCAGAGGAAAGGGGAGACGGATATCTTGTTTCCCAATTGCTCCGGAAAGATGATGAGTCGCCAGGGTTTTTGGAAAGTTTTAAAAGGATATGCGTCTGCGGCAGGAATTACGACGGACATTACACCCCATACTCTGAGACATTCTTTTGCGGCTCATATGCTGCAAAATGGAGCGGATATTAAGAGTTTACAAGAAATGTTGGGGCACTCAGATATCTCGACGACACAGATGTATTTGAATCTAAATATGAACAGAATGAGAGATGTGTATATGCAGGCACATCCAAGAAGATAA
- the nifU gene encoding Fe-S cluster assembly scaffold protein NifU: MYSDKVMDHFQNPRNVGEIEDASGVGTVGNAKCGDIMRIYLDIDENQVIRDCKFKTFGCGAAVATSSMATELVKGKNIQEALQVTNKAVMEALDGLPPVKVHCSLLAEEAIHAALWDYAEKHGIKIEGLSKPKSDIHEGEEEEEEEY, translated from the coding sequence ATGTATAGTGATAAAGTGATGGACCATTTCCAAAATCCGAGAAACGTAGGTGAGATTGAGGATGCCAGCGGTGTTGGCACTGTAGGAAATGCAAAATGTGGAGATATTATGAGAATTTATCTGGATATTGATGAGAATCAGGTGATTCGTGATTGTAAATTTAAGACATTTGGATGCGGAGCAGCTGTGGCTACCAGCAGCATGGCGACAGAGCTGGTAAAAGGAAAAAATATTCAGGAAGCTCTTCAGGTGACAAATAAAGCTGTTATGGAAGCTCTGGACGGACTTCCGCCCGTGAAGGTGCACTGTTCCTTGCTGGCAGAAGAGGCAATTCACGCTGCCCTGTGGGATTACGCGGAAAAACACGGGATTAAGATCGAAGGACTTTCAAAACCTAAGTCCGATATCCATGAGGGTGAAGAGGAAGAAGAGGAAGAGTATTGA
- a CDS encoding HAD-IC family P-type ATPase — MTGLTSEQIQKRIEAGQVNISDSPNTRTYKQIIRENTLTFFNFLNVVLLVLVLVVGSYKNSMFMGIIIINTVIGIVQEVRAKKTIDKLAILTANKAVVLRDGKKWSISTEELVLDDVIFLKSGDQVPADAVVLEGSVEVNESLLTGEADNLVKTVKDELFSGSFVTAGEACCQVIHVGKDNYASQITKEAKEFKKHNSELRNALNKILKVISIIILPLGIMLFYKQFYMVGDSFKNSVVSTVAAVLGMIPEGLVLLTSVALTLGALSLAKRKTLVQELYCIETLARVDTLCLDKTGTITEGSMCVEQVILLEPADFQEDCQKEESEKVNLKKKESQEIETQEIEDAVKEDVPDKEREDVRKGMSMDELNHVMQNLMGVLSDSNATADALREHFRPVREFTLDHAVPFSSERKYSGACFEGRGTYLMGAVQFLFPKRNKKLDEICQEYAGKGYRLLVLAHSSQTADGTKLPQGLLPCAVILLTDVIRQEAPETLAFFDSQGVDLKVISGDDPVTVSAIAKKAGLKNAERYVDATKISSPQEMERAVAECSVFGRVTPQQKKEMVLALKKQGHTVAMTGDGVNDVLALKESDCSIAMASGSDAAKNIANVVLLDSNFGAMPHIVNQGRKVVNNIRTAASMFLIKTIFSVCLSLLTIFFGEAYPFEPIQMSLISACAVGIPTFLLAQEFNYERIDKTFLRHVFMNAFPAAVTITACVFVVMLVCQDVYHSNAMLNTACVLVTGWNYMAALKTVYSPLTRFRKVIIYGMQLIFFGCALILQKLLNLRALEFGMIILVFMLMIFSPVVIDAITSLLRKMYLRSMERGKEKKQGKLRKFIR; from the coding sequence ATGACGGGACTTACAAGTGAACAGATTCAAAAAAGAATAGAAGCTGGTCAGGTCAACATCAGCGATTCTCCGAATACAAGAACATATAAACAGATCATCCGTGAAAATACATTGACTTTTTTTAACTTTCTGAATGTGGTTTTGCTGGTTCTGGTATTGGTTGTAGGTTCTTACAAGAACAGTATGTTCATGGGAATTATTATCATCAATACAGTCATTGGAATTGTACAGGAAGTCAGGGCGAAGAAAACCATAGACAAGCTTGCGATTCTCACAGCAAATAAAGCGGTAGTCTTAAGGGATGGAAAAAAATGGTCGATTTCCACGGAAGAGCTGGTGCTCGACGATGTGATATTTCTCAAAAGTGGCGACCAGGTACCGGCAGATGCCGTTGTCCTCGAGGGCAGCGTGGAAGTGAATGAATCGTTGTTGACCGGTGAGGCGGACAATCTGGTAAAGACAGTGAAAGACGAGCTGTTTTCCGGGAGCTTTGTGACAGCCGGCGAAGCTTGCTGTCAAGTGATACATGTAGGGAAGGATAACTATGCCTCCCAGATTACCAAAGAGGCAAAAGAGTTCAAGAAGCATAATTCAGAGCTTCGAAACGCGCTGAATAAGATCTTGAAAGTCATCAGTATCATTATTCTTCCATTGGGAATTATGCTGTTTTATAAGCAGTTCTACATGGTAGGAGATTCCTTTAAAAATTCTGTTGTAAGCACAGTGGCGGCTGTGCTTGGAATGATTCCAGAAGGGCTAGTACTGCTTACCAGTGTGGCTCTGACTTTGGGAGCGCTTTCTCTTGCAAAACGCAAAACCTTGGTTCAAGAATTGTATTGTATTGAGACGTTGGCGCGGGTGGATACTCTGTGTCTGGACAAAACCGGAACTATTACAGAGGGAAGCATGTGCGTGGAGCAGGTGATTTTGCTGGAACCGGCGGATTTTCAGGAGGATTGTCAAAAGGAAGAGTCTGAAAAAGTAAATCTGAAGAAAAAAGAGTCTCAAGAAATTGAGACCCAAGAAATAGAAGATGCTGTGAAGGAGGACGTGCCGGACAAGGAAAGGGAGGACGTTCGAAAGGGCATGAGCATGGATGAGCTAAATCATGTGATGCAGAATCTCATGGGGGTTTTGAGCGATTCCAATGCGACAGCAGACGCTCTCAGAGAGCACTTCAGACCGGTCAGAGAATTTACTTTGGACCATGCAGTTCCATTTTCGTCGGAGAGAAAATACAGCGGTGCCTGCTTCGAGGGTAGGGGAACCTATCTGATGGGAGCGGTTCAGTTTTTGTTTCCAAAAAGAAATAAAAAACTGGATGAGATTTGCCAGGAATACGCGGGAAAAGGCTATCGGCTTTTGGTTTTGGCACACAGTTCTCAGACTGCAGATGGGACAAAACTGCCTCAAGGGTTGTTGCCGTGTGCGGTGATTTTGCTCACGGATGTCATTCGTCAGGAAGCACCTGAAACTCTGGCATTTTTTGACAGCCAGGGAGTTGATTTAAAAGTGATTTCAGGGGATGATCCTGTGACCGTGTCAGCGATTGCCAAGAAGGCAGGGCTAAAGAATGCGGAACGCTATGTGGATGCGACGAAGATCAGCAGTCCCCAGGAGATGGAACGGGCAGTAGCTGAGTGCAGTGTATTTGGTCGAGTAACGCCGCAGCAGAAAAAGGAAATGGTTCTGGCGCTGAAAAAGCAAGGACACACGGTTGCCATGACTGGTGACGGTGTCAATGATGTTCTGGCGTTAAAAGAATCAGACTGTAGCATTGCGATGGCTTCTGGAAGTGATGCTGCAAAGAATATTGCCAACGTGGTGCTGCTGGACTCCAATTTTGGAGCGATGCCTCATATCGTAAATCAGGGGCGAAAGGTGGTCAACAACATACGGACGGCCGCGTCTATGTTTCTGATTAAAACAATTTTCTCGGTCTGCCTGTCGCTGCTTACCATCTTTTTCGGGGAGGCATATCCCTTTGAGCCGATACAGATGTCTCTGATCAGTGCCTGCGCGGTGGGAATTCCGACCTTTTTGCTAGCTCAGGAATTTAATTACGAGCGCATAGATAAGACATTTTTACGCCATGTGTTTATGAATGCCTTTCCAGCTGCGGTGACGATCACTGCCTGTGTCTTTGTAGTGATGCTGGTCTGTCAGGATGTGTATCATTCCAATGCGATGCTGAATACCGCCTGTGTCTTGGTTACAGGGTGGAACTATATGGCTGCGTTGAAGACCGTTTATTCGCCGCTGACACGTTTTAGAAAAGTGATTATCTATGGTATGCAGCTTATATTCTTTGGCTGCGCTTTGATTTTACAGAAGCTTTTGAATTTGAGAGCTCTGGAATTTGGCATGATTATTTTGGTGTTTATGCTGATGATTTTTTCGCCTGTGGTGATTGATGCGATTACTTCCCTGCTGAGGAAAATGTATCTAAGATCAATGGAACGCGGAAAAGAGAAAAAGCAGGGGAAACTCAGAAAATTTATAAGATGA
- a CDS encoding putative polysaccharide biosynthesis protein: MGQKKQLLWGTIILTATGFLSRLIGFFYRIFLSHTIGAEGLGIYQLVFPVQALCLALTVMGMSTAISRFVASRFAVKDLKGAHDIFLVGTGVSVLFACLVSWVIRENASFLSSVFLGEPRTESLLCLMSWSLPLCALHNCINGYFYAQKKTGIPAASQLLEQFVRVATAYLAYSFLLSRGQEPTAWIAVIGIFTSELCVVLFCLFFLLWNHQKSKLLLFPIQEPFGHLRRLMGMYLPLTTNRLIMTFLASAEAILIPSRLLIFGYTSSTALSIYGVLTGMALPMILFPSAVTNSISVMLLPSIAQQQALGQKKQIQKTIELTVQCCLLLGFLCTAFFAVFGTFIGNFLFHNELAGSFIQTLAFVCPFLYLNGTLNSVLNGLGKTGTSLIHSILGITLRIASVIWIIPRYSIQGYLWGLLAGEVLVTFLHLHALNRIVQINFRLLPLRLNK; encoded by the coding sequence ATGGGACAAAAAAAACAACTGTTATGGGGAACTATCATCCTCACTGCCACCGGTTTCCTAAGCCGGCTTATTGGTTTCTTCTATAGAATATTCCTCTCTCACACCATTGGTGCAGAGGGCCTCGGAATCTACCAGCTCGTCTTTCCCGTCCAAGCACTCTGTCTCGCCCTCACCGTCATGGGAATGTCCACCGCGATCTCCCGTTTTGTAGCCAGTCGGTTCGCCGTAAAAGATTTAAAAGGAGCGCATGATATCTTTCTGGTAGGCACCGGAGTCTCCGTGCTCTTTGCCTGCTTAGTTTCCTGGGTCATCCGTGAAAACGCTTCCTTCCTCTCATCTGTTTTCTTAGGAGAACCCAGGACTGAGTCTTTGTTGTGTCTAATGTCCTGGTCTTTGCCACTGTGCGCACTGCACAATTGTATCAATGGTTACTTCTATGCGCAAAAAAAGACAGGAATACCCGCAGCCAGTCAGCTTTTAGAACAGTTCGTCCGTGTGGCAACTGCTTATCTTGCCTATAGTTTCCTTTTGTCCCGAGGACAAGAACCTACCGCCTGGATAGCCGTCATTGGCATCTTTACCAGTGAACTGTGTGTCGTCTTATTTTGCCTCTTCTTCCTTCTCTGGAATCATCAGAAAAGCAAATTGCTGCTCTTTCCCATCCAAGAACCATTCGGACATCTAAGACGGCTTATGGGAATGTACCTCCCTCTAACTACGAACCGCCTAATCATGACCTTTCTCGCATCTGCGGAGGCTATCTTAATCCCCTCCCGGCTGCTGATCTTCGGCTATACCTCCTCCACAGCTTTAAGCATCTATGGTGTTCTCACTGGAATGGCTTTGCCTATGATCTTATTCCCCAGTGCTGTGACCAATTCTATCTCTGTAATGCTGCTTCCCTCCATCGCTCAGCAACAAGCTCTCGGGCAGAAAAAGCAAATCCAAAAAACCATTGAACTCACTGTTCAATGCTGCCTTCTCCTGGGATTTCTCTGCACCGCATTTTTTGCAGTGTTTGGAACCTTTATCGGAAATTTCTTATTCCATAACGAATTAGCTGGCTCTTTTATCCAAACCTTAGCCTTCGTATGTCCCTTTCTCTATCTCAATGGGACTTTGAACAGTGTTTTAAACGGTCTGGGTAAAACCGGCACTTCTCTGATCCACAGTATACTAGGAATCACCCTGCGAATTGCCAGTGTAATCTGGATCATTCCCAGATACAGTATTCAAGGATACCTGTGGGGACTTTTAGCCGGAGAAGTCCTTGTCACTTTTCTGCATCTCCACGCCCTAAACCGCATAGTCCAGATTAATTTTCGCCTTCTGCCTCTGCGTCTGAACAAATAG
- the mnmA gene encoding tRNA 2-thiouridine(34) synthase MnmA, with translation MTRKRVVIGMSGGVDSSVAAYLLKKAGYEVLGVTMKTWTPVSESADDPGLGGSPEVIEDAKEVARALGISYYVVDFQRDFSDYVVDYFTQEYLEGRTPNPCVVCNRYVKWEALLNKAKELGADYIATGHYARIVCLENGRYALKTCEVSAKDQTYALYNLTQAQLAHTLMPVGDYNKEEIREIASKIGLPVADKPDSQEICFIPDHDYANFIRQRTGKEVCQGNFVTAGGTVVGQHRGIIHYTIGQRKGLNLSMGRPVFVTEIRPKTNEVVIGDAQEVFASALRCTKINYMGIEKFEEGMELLAKIRYNHKGAPCWIEKVLPDGDVICRFAQPQRAITPGQAVVFYQEGYVAAGGTIVTAVK, from the coding sequence ATGACGAGAAAAAGAGTTGTAATAGGAATGTCCGGAGGAGTGGATTCCTCCGTGGCAGCCTATTTGCTGAAGAAAGCAGGCTACGAGGTTTTGGGTGTGACGATGAAGACTTGGACTCCCGTCTCAGAGTCTGCCGATGACCCAGGCTTGGGTGGCAGTCCTGAAGTGATTGAAGATGCGAAGGAGGTTGCACGGGCGCTGGGGATTTCTTATTATGTTGTAGATTTTCAGAGAGATTTCTCTGATTATGTGGTAGATTATTTTACGCAGGAATATTTGGAAGGTAGAACCCCCAACCCCTGTGTTGTGTGCAATAGATATGTAAAGTGGGAGGCTTTGCTGAATAAGGCGAAGGAGCTGGGAGCAGACTATATTGCAACGGGGCATTATGCTCGGATTGTCTGTCTCGAGAATGGCAGATATGCTTTGAAAACCTGTGAGGTGTCGGCGAAAGATCAGACGTATGCCCTGTACAATCTCACACAGGCTCAGTTAGCCCACACGTTGATGCCGGTAGGCGATTATAATAAGGAAGAAATTCGAGAGATAGCCTCAAAGATCGGGCTTCCGGTGGCGGACAAGCCTGACAGTCAGGAAATCTGTTTTATACCAGATCATGACTACGCCAATTTTATCCGGCAAAGAACAGGAAAAGAAGTCTGTCAAGGAAATTTTGTGACGGCTGGCGGTACGGTGGTTGGTCAGCACAGAGGAATCATACATTATACTATTGGCCAGCGCAAAGGGTTGAATCTTTCTATGGGTCGTCCGGTTTTTGTGACGGAAATTCGGCCAAAGACGAATGAGGTGGTGATCGGAGACGCGCAGGAAGTGTTCGCGTCTGCTTTGCGGTGTACAAAAATAAATTATATGGGAATCGAGAAATTTGAAGAAGGGATGGAACTTCTCGCGAAAATTCGTTATAATCATAAGGGAGCCCCTTGTTGGATTGAGAAGGTTCTTCCTGATGGGGACGTGATCTGTCGTTTTGCGCAGCCGCAAAGAGCGATCACACCTGGGCAGGCAGTTGTCTTTTACCAGGAAGGCTATGTGGCAGCAGGAGGCACAATCGTTACTGCGGTCAAATAA
- the rny gene encoding ribonuclease Y translates to MPVTYKVAIDNKTKKDAEVIGTAEEKARSIIDEALKAADSKKREALLEVKEESLRTRNELEKETKERRAELQKYEKRVLSKEEAVDKKADVIEKREAECTARIADLQKKEKRVGELEEQGVRELERISGLTSEQAKEQLLKSVEDDVKVDVAKLYKELEGRAKEEANKKAKEYVVTAIQKCAVDHVSETTISVVQLPSDEMKGRIIGREGRNIRTLETLTGVDLIIDDTPEAVVLSGFDPIRREIARIALEKLIVDGRIHPARIEEMVEKAQKEVEAMIREEGENAAIDVGVHGIHPELIRLLGRMKFRSSYGQNALKHSIEVAQLSGLLAGEIGVDVRMAKRAGLLHDIGKSIDHEVEGSHIQIGVDLCKKYKESPLIINAVAAHHGDCEPESLIACIVQAADAISAARPGARRETLETYTNRLKQLEDITNQFKGVDKSFAIQAGREVRVMVVPDHINDADMVLLARDIAKQIEAELEYPGQIKVNVIRESRVVDYAK, encoded by the coding sequence ATCCCTGTAACCTATAAGGTGGCGATCGATAACAAGACGAAGAAGGATGCGGAAGTTATTGGTACGGCTGAGGAGAAAGCAAGAAGCATCATAGACGAAGCCTTGAAAGCAGCAGACTCTAAGAAAAGAGAAGCTCTTTTGGAAGTAAAAGAGGAATCTCTGCGCACCCGCAATGAACTGGAAAAAGAGACGAAAGAACGTAGAGCTGAATTACAGAAATATGAAAAGCGGGTGTTGTCTAAGGAAGAAGCGGTGGACAAGAAGGCTGACGTGATTGAAAAGCGGGAAGCGGAATGTACAGCAAGAATAGCTGATTTGCAAAAGAAAGAAAAACGCGTAGGCGAGCTTGAAGAACAAGGAGTACGGGAACTGGAAAGAATTTCAGGTCTTACCTCCGAACAAGCAAAAGAACAATTGTTAAAATCTGTAGAAGACGACGTAAAAGTTGATGTTGCGAAGCTCTATAAAGAATTGGAGGGCCGAGCAAAGGAAGAAGCAAACAAGAAAGCCAAAGAGTATGTAGTGACTGCTATTCAGAAATGTGCCGTAGACCATGTTTCTGAGACAACCATTTCGGTAGTTCAGCTTCCGAGCGATGAGATGAAAGGGCGAATTATCGGAAGGGAAGGAAGGAATATTCGGACGTTGGAGACGCTGACAGGTGTCGATTTGATTATTGATGACACACCGGAGGCGGTGGTCCTGTCGGGATTTGATCCGATTCGGAGAGAAATTGCACGTATCGCACTGGAAAAATTAATTGTTGATGGACGTATCCACCCCGCACGTATTGAGGAAATGGTGGAGAAGGCTCAAAAAGAAGTGGAAGCGATGATCCGTGAAGAAGGAGAAAACGCAGCCATTGATGTTGGAGTACATGGCATTCATCCGGAATTGATTCGACTCTTAGGTAGAATGAAGTTCCGGTCCAGTTATGGACAGAATGCGTTGAAACATTCCATAGAAGTTGCCCAGTTGTCCGGCCTGTTGGCAGGAGAGATTGGGGTTGATGTACGTATGGCAAAACGCGCTGGTCTGCTCCATGATATTGGAAAATCTATCGACCACGAGGTTGAGGGATCTCATATTCAGATCGGTGTTGACTTATGTAAGAAATATAAAGAATCTCCTCTTATCATCAATGCAGTGGCGGCACATCATGGAGATTGTGAGCCAGAGTCATTGATTGCATGTATCGTTCAAGCGGCGGATGCCATTTCCGCGGCAAGACCGGGTGCAAGAAGAGAGACCTTGGAGACATATACAAACAGATTAAAACAGTTGGAAGATATCACCAATCAATTTAAGGGTGTGGATAAGTCTTTTGCTATTCAGGCAGGTAGAGAGGTCCGCGTAATGGTGGTTCCAGATCACATCAACGATGCAGATATGGTATTGTTAGCGAGGGATATCGCGAAGCAGATCGAGGCAGAGTTGGAGTATCCGGGACAGATTAAGGTGAATGTGATTCGGGAGAGCCGTGTTGTGGACTATGCGAAATAA
- the nifS gene encoding cysteine desulfurase NifS, producing the protein MSKRIYLDNAATTKTATEVVEAMLPYFTENYGNPSSVYDLAATSKEAITKAREQIAAVIGAEPKEIYFTAGGTEADNWALEATYELLCKKGNHIITTKIEHHAILHTCEYLEKNRGARVTYLDVDENGIVKLEDLEKAITPETILISVMFANNEIGSIQPIKEIGQIAKEHGIYFHTDAVQAFGQVPIDVDEYHIDMLSSSAHKINGPKGIGFLYIRKGVKIRSFIHGGAQERKRRAGTENVPGIVGYGAAAERAARTMQERTEVERKLRDYLIERITKEIPYCRLNGDPVKRLPNNVNISFQFIEGESLLIFLDGAGICASSGSACTSGSLDPSHVLLAIGLPHEIAHGSLRLTLSEETTKEDLDYVVEKLKEIVARLRDMSPLYEDFMKKNK; encoded by the coding sequence ATGAGTAAACGAATTTATCTGGATAATGCGGCAACCACAAAGACAGCTACGGAGGTAGTGGAAGCGATGCTTCCGTATTTTACGGAGAACTATGGAAATCCTTCGAGTGTCTATGATCTCGCGGCAACCAGTAAGGAGGCAATCACAAAAGCTAGGGAACAGATTGCGGCGGTGATTGGGGCAGAACCGAAAGAGATTTATTTTACCGCAGGAGGTACCGAGGCAGATAACTGGGCTTTGGAGGCCACCTATGAGCTGTTGTGTAAAAAAGGAAACCATATTATCACGACTAAAATTGAACATCACGCAATTTTGCATACCTGTGAGTATTTAGAAAAAAACAGAGGAGCAAGAGTGACCTATCTAGACGTGGATGAGAATGGCATCGTCAAATTGGAAGATCTAGAAAAAGCGATTACACCGGAGACAATACTAATTTCTGTGATGTTTGCGAATAATGAAATTGGAAGCATCCAGCCAATCAAAGAGATTGGACAGATTGCGAAAGAGCATGGAATTTATTTTCACACGGATGCGGTTCAGGCATTTGGGCAGGTGCCGATTGACGTGGACGAGTATCATATTGATATGCTCAGTTCCAGCGCTCATAAGATTAACGGTCCCAAAGGCATCGGTTTTCTCTATATTAGAAAAGGAGTGAAAATCCGTTCCTTCATTCATGGAGGTGCCCAGGAAAGAAAACGCCGCGCGGGTACAGAGAACGTGCCAGGAATTGTAGGATATGGAGCGGCGGCCGAGAGAGCGGCTAGGACCATGCAGGAGCGCACCGAAGTGGAGAGAAAGCTGCGGGATTACCTGATTGAGAGGATTACGAAAGAGATTCCTTATTGCCGCTTAAACGGTGATCCGGTAAAGAGACTTCCGAACAATGTAAATATCAGCTTTCAGTTTATTGAAGGCGAGTCTTTGTTGATCTTTCTGGATGGAGCCGGGATCTGTGCTTCCAGCGGTTCCGCCTGCACGTCTGGTTCTCTGGACCCATCTCATGTACTGCTGGCGATAGGGCTTCCCCATGAGATTGCCCATGGTTCCCTTCGTCTGACTCTCAGTGAGGAGACAACGAAGGAAGATTTGGACTATGTAGTTGAGAAATTAAAGGAGATTGTCGCGAGACTTCGAGACATGTCTCCGTTGTATGAAGATTTTATGAAAAAGAATAAATAA
- a CDS encoding stage II sporulation protein M, with protein MENRKISVWKFTPEFFLVLFLAAFGVGVVGANLFWEPYLQQGNVLGIYMLFQLSKEELSTKEYFFYILKYRGGWLFMCLLGSFSVWGLPLAILTVLILGLFLGGILALAVLQFGVSGMAGGAALFLPQGLCYLPATIFLMGELARKSASHLRFQGKVKKISQNPLLVVALCLGGYILGILLESYVNPIFLNFVLEKIKIF; from the coding sequence ATGGAGAATCGGAAAATATCTGTCTGGAAGTTTACGCCAGAATTCTTTTTGGTGTTGTTTTTAGCGGCATTTGGAGTGGGGGTTGTGGGAGCGAATCTGTTCTGGGAGCCTTATCTACAGCAAGGGAATGTGCTGGGGATTTACATGCTATTTCAGCTGTCCAAAGAAGAATTATCGACAAAGGAGTATTTTTTCTATATTTTAAAGTACCGGGGAGGATGGCTGTTTATGTGTCTGTTGGGAAGCTTTTCTGTTTGGGGGCTGCCCTTGGCAATATTAACGGTTCTGATTCTTGGTTTGTTCTTGGGAGGCATCTTAGCGTTGGCAGTTCTTCAGTTTGGAGTGTCCGGGATGGCAGGTGGTGCAGCTTTGTTTCTGCCCCAGGGACTTTGCTATTTACCCGCAACTATATTTCTGATGGGGGAACTTGCCCGCAAATCTGCGTCTCATCTACGTTTTCAGGGAAAAGTTAAAAAGATCAGCCAAAATCCGTTGTTGGTGGTGGCACTGTGTCTAGGAGGATATATACTAGGGATTCTGCTGGAAAGTTATGTGAATCCTATTTTTTTGAACTTTGTATTGGAAAAAATTAAGATTTTTTGA